In the genome of Croceimicrobium hydrocarbonivorans, one region contains:
- a CDS encoding RDD family protein, with amino-acid sequence MTMETEQSSLDKSSISRRLILKAMWFDHMTISNFLILPAGIALYMEYLELVPKRILPSIIAALFFLIYLNKDIVAGKSWAKRKLGLQLIDRKTGENATSFQCFIRNLVIVGLLPLELFSVWRRPAFRLSDRWARTQMIKTEKENAWLIWKDLAQIKEDPTVGLTLLSCLAFSVAIFLMNH; translated from the coding sequence ATGACCATGGAAACTGAACAAAGCAGCCTAGATAAGAGCAGCATTTCACGAAGGCTTATACTCAAAGCCATGTGGTTTGATCATATGACGATATCTAACTTCTTGATATTACCCGCTGGAATCGCGTTATACATGGAATATCTGGAACTAGTTCCCAAAAGGATACTACCTTCAATTATAGCAGCCCTCTTTTTTCTGATCTATCTCAATAAGGATATTGTGGCAGGAAAAAGCTGGGCTAAGCGAAAACTGGGCCTTCAGTTAATTGATCGAAAAACAGGTGAGAATGCGACTAGCTTCCAATGCTTTATCCGAAATTTAGTTATTGTTGGCCTTTTACCATTGGAACTCTTCAGTGTTTGGCGCAGGCCGGCCTTTCGTTTAAGCGATCGCTGGGCTCGAACTCAAATGATCAAAACGGAAAAAGAAAATGCCTGGCTTATTTGGAAAGACCTTGCTCAAATAAAAGAAGATCCAACGGTAGGTCTTACTTTGCTTTCTTGCTTGGCATTTTCAGTTGCAATATTTCTGATGAATCACTAA
- a CDS encoding peptidylprolyl isomerase, protein MRLYLYLSLLCLFASSEIKALPSDLSINHSGIVQGDSIKEYRASYIYLNGLKLDSTQIDSLQALIIQSYQEGRPFQELVEAYNMDSRGGDLGWFRAKIFVKAFVEAVDEHQKGEIFTVDIPAYHWYYVVLKTHDSRWVEE, encoded by the coding sequence ATGAGATTATACCTCTACCTCTCACTGCTTTGCCTATTTGCTAGCTCGGAAATTAAGGCTCTACCATCCGATTTAAGCATTAATCATTCAGGAATAGTGCAAGGTGATTCGATAAAAGAATATCGAGCTAGCTATATCTATTTGAATGGACTCAAGTTAGATTCCACTCAGATTGATTCCTTACAAGCACTTATTATTCAATCCTATCAAGAAGGCCGTCCTTTTCAGGAATTAGTCGAAGCTTATAATATGGATTCGAGGGGTGGTGACTTAGGATGGTTTCGTGCTAAAATCTTCGTTAAAGCCTTTGTTGAGGCAGTCGATGAACATCAAAAAGGTGAAATATTCACTGTGGATATCCCTGCCTATCATTGGTATTATGTGGTCCTAAAAACCCACGACAGTCGCTGGGTAGAGGAGTAG
- a CDS encoding SDR family NAD(P)-dependent oxidoreductase, with the protein MQKRKIAFVSGGSRGLGRDMALNLAANQQDVIFSYHQNKAAADQVKSEIEALGVQAHAIQLDSRDLSSFDNFIDQLSSILKNHFDRNQLDAWVNNAGTGIYKPFVETSEADFDEMMNIHFKGVYFLTQKALPIIKDGGSIVNISSGLARFSFPGSSAYASMKGAIEVFTRYLAKELGPRGIRANVVAPGAIATDFGGGSNRDDEQKRQHIANITALGRVGEAEDIGSVVAFLCSEASHWLTAQRIEASGGTLI; encoded by the coding sequence ATGCAAAAGAGAAAAATAGCTTTCGTAAGTGGCGGTAGTCGGGGTTTAGGTCGGGATATGGCCCTCAATTTAGCGGCAAATCAACAAGATGTAATTTTCAGTTATCATCAGAATAAGGCTGCGGCCGATCAAGTAAAATCCGAAATAGAAGCCTTGGGCGTGCAGGCTCATGCTATTCAATTAGACAGTCGGGACCTCAGCAGCTTTGATAACTTTATAGATCAATTAAGCTCCATCCTTAAAAATCATTTTGATCGCAATCAATTGGATGCCTGGGTAAACAATGCAGGGACGGGAATCTACAAGCCTTTTGTAGAGACCAGCGAGGCCGATTTTGATGAAATGATGAATATCCATTTCAAAGGGGTTTATTTCCTCACCCAAAAGGCTTTGCCAATTATTAAGGACGGTGGCAGTATCGTAAACATTTCCTCTGGCCTGGCTCGATTTAGCTTTCCTGGATCTTCCGCCTATGCATCTATGAAAGGCGCTATTGAAGTATTTACTCGCTACCTGGCCAAAGAATTGGGGCCACGTGGCATTCGTGCCAATGTGGTAGCGCCAGGTGCCATAGCCACCGATTTTGGTGGAGGCTCTAATCGCGATGATGAGCAAAAACGCCAGCATATTGCCAATATCACCGCTTTGGGTAGAGTTGGCGAAGCCGAAGATATTGGCTCGGTTGTCGCTTTCCTTTGTAGTGAGGCATCCCATTGGCTTACAGCTCAACGCATTGAAGCTTCCGGCGGCACTCTTATTTAA
- a CDS encoding helix-turn-helix domain-containing protein, whose product MSISEYHKLAGLPSPEHPLISLVNYSDVNYQYDRDEISLRSPYYTIALKHGVQGKMRYGHQAYDFDDGLMSFVAPGQVISVKAHYEEGSKPYGWLLLFHPDFLLKSALADTIKQYEFFSYRVNEALHLSEKEESAMIQLMKNIEAEYHHPIDAFSQNIILAQIEVLLNYAERFYQRQFITRKVSHHSLLSQVKKWLQDYFESDTAHRKGLPSVHDLAESLNMSPSYLSQFLKLHSGQNAQQHIQSYLIDKSKEKLAQPELSISEIAYDLGFEHSQSFSRLFKRMVEISPKEFREHLN is encoded by the coding sequence ATGTCAATAAGCGAATACCATAAATTGGCGGGGCTCCCTTCACCGGAGCACCCGCTTATTAGCCTGGTGAATTACAGTGATGTTAATTATCAATACGATAGGGATGAAATCAGCCTGCGCTCTCCTTACTATACCATCGCATTAAAACACGGAGTACAAGGTAAAATGCGCTATGGCCATCAAGCTTATGATTTTGATGATGGCTTGATGTCTTTTGTCGCTCCAGGACAGGTAATCAGCGTAAAAGCCCATTATGAAGAAGGTAGCAAACCTTATGGCTGGCTCCTATTATTCCATCCCGACTTTCTTCTGAAAAGCGCTTTAGCCGATACAATCAAGCAGTATGAATTCTTCAGCTATCGGGTGAATGAAGCGCTGCATCTTTCTGAAAAAGAAGAGTCGGCCATGATTCAATTAATGAAGAATATTGAAGCCGAATACCATCATCCCATCGATGCCTTTAGTCAGAATATCATTTTAGCACAAATTGAAGTTCTGCTCAATTATGCCGAACGCTTCTATCAAAGGCAATTCATAACTCGAAAAGTTAGTCACCATAGCCTGCTTAGCCAGGTTAAAAAATGGCTGCAGGACTATTTTGAAAGCGATACAGCGCATCGAAAGGGCCTACCCAGTGTCCATGATTTAGCCGAATCCCTAAACATGTCGCCCTCCTATCTCAGTCAGTTTTTGAAGCTACACAGTGGTCAAAATGCCCAGCAACATATCCAAAGCTATTTGATTGATAAGTCTAAAGAAAAGCTAGCACAACCCGAATTAAGCATTAGCGAAATTGCTTATGATCTGGGTTTTGAGCATAGCCAGTCTTTTAGTCGACTGTTTAAACGCATGGTTGAAATCAGCCCTAAGGAATTTCGAGAGCACTTGAATTGA
- a CDS encoding c-type cytochrome, which produces MKKIGKLLLILIGLLILLGGSTLAYLKLALPDVGEAQAITINADAAMIERGDYLANHLMVCMDCHSERDWSKFSGPLVPGTLGKGGEVFNHDLGFPGVFLSKNITPYNLKDWTDGEIMRAISTGVSKDGEALFPIMPYSHYGKLDQRDVEAVIAYLRTLPSIEAEHAQSEADFPMNFIINTIPQKSAFSQRPNPEDKLAYGEYLMNAAACYDCHTRQEKGQFVGKDFAGGMEFKLADGSIVRSSNITPHPETGLGNWTEAQFVERFKLYGDSAYVPHDVTKGDFQTIMPWTMYGGLEERDLKAMFAYLQSLEAIENTVARFTEPGT; this is translated from the coding sequence ATGAAAAAAATCGGCAAACTACTCCTCATCTTAATTGGCCTGCTCATTTTATTAGGTGGTTCCACCCTAGCCTATCTTAAACTGGCCCTCCCCGATGTAGGTGAAGCACAAGCGATCACCATTAATGCTGATGCAGCAATGATCGAAAGGGGCGATTATCTCGCCAACCACCTAATGGTTTGCATGGATTGCCATTCGGAGCGCGACTGGTCTAAATTTTCTGGCCCTTTGGTACCTGGTACCTTAGGAAAAGGTGGCGAGGTTTTTAATCATGATCTGGGTTTCCCAGGAGTCTTCCTATCCAAAAACATCACCCCTTATAATCTTAAGGATTGGACCGATGGTGAAATCATGCGCGCCATCAGTACCGGTGTTTCCAAAGATGGAGAAGCCCTCTTCCCTATTATGCCCTATTCGCATTATGGAAAGTTGGATCAAAGAGATGTAGAAGCCGTAATTGCCTACCTCCGTACCTTGCCTTCCATTGAAGCAGAACACGCTCAATCCGAAGCTGATTTCCCTATGAACTTTATTATAAATACCATCCCACAAAAATCGGCTTTTAGCCAGCGCCCTAATCCTGAGGATAAATTGGCCTATGGCGAATATTTAATGAATGCAGCGGCTTGTTACGATTGTCATACTCGACAGGAGAAAGGTCAATTCGTCGGAAAAGACTTTGCCGGTGGCATGGAGTTCAAATTAGCAGATGGCTCCATTGTTCGCTCTTCCAATATTACACCGCATCCGGAAACTGGCCTGGGCAATTGGACTGAAGCCCAATTTGTGGAGCGATTTAAACTATATGGCGATAGTGCTTATGTTCCTCACGATGTAACAAAAGGCGATTTCCAAACCATTATGCCCTGGACTATGTATGGCGGCCTGGAAGAAAGAGATCTTAAAGCGATGTTTGCCTATTTACAAAGCTTGGAAGCGATAGAGAATACTGTGGCTCGCTTTACGGAGCCCGGAACTTAA